AATAAGGTGGACGTATCAAAGTAGTAGTTTTATTAAGGATTGTATTTTGAGCTGAAATAGTTGTATTTCCGCAGAAAAAAATAGAACAAAGTAGGATTGTTATTAATGTAATTCTAGACATAATGTAAATGTACATTTTTTTTCTAATTCGCTGTCAAAATGTGTACTTTTACCGCTTCAAAATGATATGTCATTCCGAGTGAAGCGTTGGAATCAATTGAATTTAAACTTTTGTTCATGAGATTGCCACAGTTGTGCCTCCTTCGCAATGACGCAAAATTTACTTTACAAAAAGATGAACAAACCAAAAAGATATACCATTACTTCGGCATTACCTTATACTAATGGACCAATTCATATAGGTCATTTAGCAGGTGTTTATGTGCCAGCCGATATTTATGCACGTTATTTACGCTTAACAGGAAATGACGTGATTTTTATAGGGGGGAGTGATGAACACGGGGTGCCAATTACTATTAAAGCAAAAAACGAAGGGGTGTCTCCACAAGATATAGTTGATAAATATCACGCTATTATCAAACAGTCTTTTGAAGAATTTGGGATCACGTTTGATAATTATTCACGTACTTCAGCTAAAATTCATCATGAAACAGCATCAGAATTTTTTAAAACGTTATATGATAAAGGTGAGTTTATTGAAGAAACTACCGAGCAATTGTACGATGAAAAAGCGAATCAGTTTTTAGCGGATAGATTCGTAACAGGAACCTGCCCAAAATGCGGGAATGAAGAAGCTTATGGAGATCAATGTGAAAAATGCGGTACGAGTTTAAATGCTACGGATTTAATCAATCCAAAATCGGCATTAACAGGCAACGTTCCAACATTAAAAGAAACAAAACACTGGTTTTTGCCTTTAGATAAGCACGAAGCTTTTTTACGAAACTGGATTTTAGAAGGACATAAAAAGGATTGGAAGCCCAATGTGTACGGGCAAGTAAAATCGTGGATAGACGATGGGTTACGCCCGCGCGCCGTAACTCGCGATTTAGATTGGGGTATTCCTGTGCCTGTTGAAGGAGGAGAAGGAAAAGTGTTATATGTGTGGTTTGATGCACCTATTGGATATATTTCTTCAACCAAAGAATGGGCAAAACGCGAAGGGAAAGATTGGGAACCTTATTGGAAGAGTGATGATACAAAATTGGTGCATTTTATAGGGAAAGATAATATTGTGTTCCATTGTATTATATTTCCAGCCATGTTAAAAGCGGAAGGCAGTTATATTTTACCAGAAAATGTACCAGCAAACGAGTTTTTAAATTTAGAAGGCAATAAACTATCCACTTCAAAAAATTGGGCGGTTTGGTTACCCGATTATTTAAAAGAATTTCCAGGGCAGCAAGACGTACTGCGTTATGCATTAACGGCAAGTGCCCCAGAAACAAAGGATAATGATTTTACTTGGAAAGAATTTCAAGCAAGAAACAATAATGAACTGGTCGCTATTTTTGGAAATTTTATTAACCGTGTAGTGGTACTAACCAATAAATATTATAACGGGATTGTACCTGTTCCTAATGAATTTTCCCAAGTTGACGAAGAGACTTTAGCTGCTGTAAAAGCATATCCAGAAGTGATTTCAAGTTCTATTGAACGCTATCGTTTTAGAGAAGCCCAACAAGAGCTTATGAATTTAGCACGACTTGGTAACAAGTATTTAGCGGACGAAGAACCTTGGAAAGTGGTGAAAGTGGATGAAGCACGTACACAAATTATTATGTATGTAGCGCTTCAAATAGCATCAGCTTTAGCTACGTTAAGTGAGCCATTTTTGCCGTTTACTTCTGAAAAACTGAAAAGCATTCTTAATTTGAAACTCAATCACAATAATAGAAATGCTAGTCATGTAGAGCTTGTTGAAGCATCTCAATGGAATGACGTTTCAGTAAAAGAAGTTTTAATTCCAACAGGTCACCAAATAGGTGAAGCAGAATTATTGTTTTCTAAAATTGAAGATGAAACCATTCAATTTCAATTAGATAAATTAGAAGCGAGTAAAAAAGCAAATGAAGTTGCTAATAAAACAGTAGAACCACAAAAAGACACTATTTCATTTGACGATTTTACAAAATTAGATTTACGTGTAGGAACTATTTTAGAAGCTGAAAAAATGCCGAAAGCTAAAAAACTTTTAGTTTTAAAAGTAGATACAGGTATTGACGTACGCACCATTGTTTCCGGAATTGCCGAAAGTTTTACTCCTGAAGAAATAGTTGGTAAACAAGTAACGGTTTTAGTAAACTTAGCTCCAAGGGAATTACGCGGTGTAGAAAGTCAAGGTATGATTTTAATGACTGAAACCGCTGAAGGTAAATTGGTGTTTGTAAATCCAGATGATGCTAGTGTTGCAAATGGATTGCAGATAAGTTAAAATTTAAAACATAGACATAGTTATTCTTTTAAGCCGACTTTGAATGCCTTAAAGAATTCCTTAACTTTACAAAAAACCTAAAAATATGTTATCGAAAAATATAGAAAAAGCACTTAATAATCAGATTAAAATTGAAGCTGAATCTTCACAAATTTATCTAGCAATGGCTTGTTGGGCAGAAGTGAAAGGTTTAGAAGGTGTTGCTGGTTTTATGTATAAACAATCTCAAGAAGAGCGTGACCATATGCTTAAGCTTGTAAAATATGTAAACGAACGCGGAGGGCATGCGCAAATATCTGCTCTTGCGGCACCAAACGTAACGTTTAAATCGTTTAAAGAAATGTTTGAAGAACTTTATAAGCATGAGGTTTTTGTTTCAGAAAGCATAAATGAATTAGTCCATATCAGTTTACAAGAAAAAGATTATTCAACCCATAACTTTTTACAATGGTATGTTGCCGAACAAATAGAAGAAGAAGCTATGGCACGTACTATATTAGATAAGATAAATTTAATTGGAGATGATAAAGGTGGCCTGTATTTATTTGATAGAGATATCGTTAACTTAACGGTAAGTTCGGCATCGACTTCAGGTCTTCAATAATTTTAACAATTAATCTTATTTAGATTTAATAAAAATAGTTATTTTTGCTCGACATTTATTTACAAATAAGTCTCTTGGGCAAAAAGAAACAAAAAAAGGCACTTAAAAAACTTGAAAAGGCTGGAATTAAACTTCCTAGCAAAGTAAAGAGTAGCTGCTGCGAAAAATATAAGAAAGGTGAGAATAAGCGCTGTGGAAAATGCCCCTGCTTCGACTTAATTAAAAAAGTGGCTTAGTTTTCAAAAAGAAAAATCAAACTCATAATAATTTATAAAAAGCAGATTTCATTTCAAAAAATGGTCTGCTTTTTGTCTATATCAAAAAAATCTTAATTAAATATATTATGAAATTAATTGCCTTAAATACTTTTGTTGTACTAGTGCTATTTACAAGTTGTAATTCGTCTAAAAAAACAAACCAAATCAATTCTAAAGATCAAACACCTGAAATAAACATAACAAAAAAATCTGTTACTCTAGAAAACACAAAGTGGAAATTAGTAACACTTATGGGACAAGATGTTAGCGATAAAAATGCATTCATTAGGTTTTCAAATGAAGATGATGAGGTTTATGGAAATGGCAGTTGTAATAATTTCAGTGGCACTTACCAAATTAAAGAAGGGAACCGAATAACGCTATCTAAAATAGTAGCGACTTTAATGGCATGTGTAGATATGAAAGTTGAAAATCAATTTATGGCTATTTTAGAAAAAACGGATAACTATTCACTTAATGGAAATAAAATGACTTTAAATAAAGCAAGAATGGTTCCTTTAGCTGTTTTTGAGGTAGTTGAAACTAAATAAATTTTAAGCAAGTTGAAAACAATTGTGTCGTTTATATTATCATGAAAAAGGTTTTCTTTATCGACAATCGACTAAAAATGGAAATATTGTAATCAAAATACAATATGATATAACGTAAATGTAATAACAGATTCGCATCTTTGTAGAGTTAATCAAATGAAACATCTATTATGAAAAAATTAATTTTATTATGCGTTGCTATAAGCTTATTAAGTTGTGGGGCTTCAAAAACTGTAAGGGTTTCAAAAAAAGTTATTAAAGGTGATTGGGTGTTAAACTCTATTACATATAACAAAGCAGGCACTTATAATGCTACTTTATTAAACGATGCATCTAAAGCATGTTTTGAAGGCAGTACATGGCAATTCGTTCCTAATAACAATACAGGAATTTATACTATTAACGGCGCCAATTGTGCTACGGGTGAAAGACATTTTATATTCACTATTCAAGAAGTAGATGCAGAAACAGGCTTATACGATTTCCTCCTTAAACCTACAAATGAGAAGCATAAATCGGAAACCAATCAGGGGTTCAGATTAAAACTTTCAGCGTTGTCCGATAGTGATATGCAATGGCAACAAACTGTAAATGTAGCAGGTAATTCATTAACTATTAACATGAATTTTTCTAAGCAATAAAAAAACAATCATATGAAAACAATTATAAATAAAACAGGAATATTACTTCTTACAATCGTTTTGACTTTAAGTTTAACAAATTGTAAAGCGGTACAAAATGCAAATAACAAACAAAAAGGTGGTGTTATAGGTGCCACGGGTGGAGCTATTTTAGGAGCAATTATAGGTAATAATGTTGGCAAAGGTGGTAATGGCGAATTAGGAGCTGTTATTGGTGGCGTTATTGGTGGTGGTGCTGGAGTTCTTATTGGAAACAAAATGGATAAGCAAGCTCAAAAAA
The genomic region above belongs to Mariniflexile litorale and contains:
- the metG gene encoding methionine--tRNA ligase, with amino-acid sequence MNKPKRYTITSALPYTNGPIHIGHLAGVYVPADIYARYLRLTGNDVIFIGGSDEHGVPITIKAKNEGVSPQDIVDKYHAIIKQSFEEFGITFDNYSRTSAKIHHETASEFFKTLYDKGEFIEETTEQLYDEKANQFLADRFVTGTCPKCGNEEAYGDQCEKCGTSLNATDLINPKSALTGNVPTLKETKHWFLPLDKHEAFLRNWILEGHKKDWKPNVYGQVKSWIDDGLRPRAVTRDLDWGIPVPVEGGEGKVLYVWFDAPIGYISSTKEWAKREGKDWEPYWKSDDTKLVHFIGKDNIVFHCIIFPAMLKAEGSYILPENVPANEFLNLEGNKLSTSKNWAVWLPDYLKEFPGQQDVLRYALTASAPETKDNDFTWKEFQARNNNELVAIFGNFINRVVVLTNKYYNGIVPVPNEFSQVDEETLAAVKAYPEVISSSIERYRFREAQQELMNLARLGNKYLADEEPWKVVKVDEARTQIIMYVALQIASALATLSEPFLPFTSEKLKSILNLKLNHNNRNASHVELVEASQWNDVSVKEVLIPTGHQIGEAELLFSKIEDETIQFQLDKLEASKKANEVANKTVEPQKDTISFDDFTKLDLRVGTILEAEKMPKAKKLLVLKVDTGIDVRTIVSGIAESFTPEEIVGKQVTVLVNLAPRELRGVESQGMILMTETAEGKLVFVNPDDASVANGLQIS
- a CDS encoding ferritin, translated to MLSKNIEKALNNQIKIEAESSQIYLAMACWAEVKGLEGVAGFMYKQSQEERDHMLKLVKYVNERGGHAQISALAAPNVTFKSFKEMFEELYKHEVFVSESINELVHISLQEKDYSTHNFLQWYVAEQIEEEAMARTILDKINLIGDDKGGLYLFDRDIVNLTVSSASTSGLQ
- a CDS encoding META domain-containing protein yields the protein MKLIALNTFVVLVLFTSCNSSKKTNQINSKDQTPEINITKKSVTLENTKWKLVTLMGQDVSDKNAFIRFSNEDDEVYGNGSCNNFSGTYQIKEGNRITLSKIVATLMACVDMKVENQFMAILEKTDNYSLNGNKMTLNKARMVPLAVFEVVETK
- a CDS encoding lipocalin family protein — encoded protein: MKKLILLCVAISLLSCGASKTVRVSKKVIKGDWVLNSITYNKAGTYNATLLNDASKACFEGSTWQFVPNNNTGIYTINGANCATGERHFIFTIQEVDAETGLYDFLLKPTNEKHKSETNQGFRLKLSALSDSDMQWQQTVNVAGNSLTINMNFSKQ